A window of Glycine soja cultivar W05 chromosome 2, ASM419377v2, whole genome shotgun sequence genomic DNA:
AAACCGAAGGTGGATGGAGCTGGAGGTCTCCGCGAAGAAAGGCGGAATAGGGAGGTGCTAGGGTTTTGTGGTGATAGCGCGCGTGCGGGTTCCACGTTTTGGAGGTGAAAGAGGAACAGAGCGAAGACGCTGCCATAGTTTGAATGAGTTTAGAATTGGGAAGGAAAGTTGAAGAAGTGGTTTACGGTGAAGATTTTGAATTGGAGTGGATTGAGAAGATGGATATAATTATCATTTGCAACGTGGACTGGACGAGAGATAAGATAAGGGGAAATCTAGTATGTAGGCAAGTCTACGGGGGGGCGTAAGTAGTACCACAGTCTCCACATAATCTGacaacttttaataaaaaataatgataataattgttCTATTAAAATgccctttttaaaataaaattttaattagttgaaaacACTCATTgaaattgactttttttttatatatattttaagtgtGATTTGTTTTTAGTTCTCTAGTTGTACTCTGAGTTTTGTTTTTAGGAGAGTTGGAGCATGTTTAACAGTagtaattaacatttttaacatatttttattaaagatacatttgatttaaaaaatgtagaaaaatatgaaaagttcCTAATTTTATTAGACAACAAAATGTCATTGAtatgttggattttttttctaaagagtTTTACAAATGATTGAACTTTGCAGAAAACTTAATTGATCACTTTAGTAGGATCTTCCTCTTAacctaattctttttttttcatctataatatttgaaatggaaacataatatatactaatttttatcaattattaatcTCCATTAGAAAATTTGATTGATCTTCTTTAGTGAGATTTATCCtcctaattacattttttaatgcaTTTGTATAAGTGAAAATGTGTAAAATGAACGATTGGAGAGAAGAGTTGAaacttgataaaaaataatgatgatgaaCTTATAAAAGAATAATCTTATGTGGGTGAAAATGCAATAAGACATTTATGTAAATACTTATACAAAATCAATAGAGTAATAAACAATGAAAGGTGGTATAAAGAACAAATAAGGATTGTTAAAAAGAAGTCCCCTTGCTCGGGTGAGGCCCATCCACCCGTTGtctctttttcttctataaaactatataaaaagcGGAAGACAATCTTACTAGTcaagaacaaaatatatttttttttttaaaaaaaaaggagaaaagacgAACCGAATAACGACAATTTCAGCACTCAAGAGTTCCTCACTTCCTCTCCCCAGCTATGTTATCTCCAACCGCCAACCACCAACCACCAACCACCAACGGCTCACTCTCTCCCCAAACAATAACAATGACAACACTTCCCGAAACCCCCACCATGGAAAACGACAACACCACCCACCTAAACGGCACCGGCAAGAAACCCAAGCTCGCGCACGTCACGCACACCATTTCCGAGGCCGAGATCCGCGAGGAATTCTCCCACCACCACCGCGGCGTCGCCAGAATCAACAATGGCAGCTTTGGCAGCTGCCCGCATTCCGTCCTCGCCGCGCAGTCCACCTGGCAGCTCCGCTTCCTCCAGCAGCCCGACGACTTCTACTTCAACGCGCTCCGCCCCGGTATCCTCGCCTCACGCGCCGCCATCCAAGACCTCATCAATGCCGGCCACGTGGACGACGTCTCCCTCGTTGACAACGCCACCACCGCCGCCGCCGTCGTCCTCCAGCAGATCGGCCGCCGCTTCGTCCGCGGCTACTTCCACCGGAACGACGCCGTTGTGATGTTCCACTGCGCCTACCAGGCCGTGAAGAAATCCATTGAAGCTTACGTCAGTCCCATCGGCGGCACCATCGTCGAGGTTGAACTCCCCTTTCCGGTGCGCTCGGAGGAAGAAATCATAACGGAGTTCAAGAAAGGCCTCGAGAAAGGTAAACTCAACGGCGGAAGAGTTAGGTTAGCGATAATCGATCACATAACTTCCATGCCTTCGTTCGTTCTCCCCGTTCGCGAATTGATCAGGGTTTGCAGAGAGCACGGAGTGGAGCAGGTTTTCGTCGACGGCGCTCACGCCATTGGAAGCGTCCCCGTGGACGTTAAGGAAATTGGAGCTGATTTTTACGTGAGCAATTTGTACAAGTGGTTTTTCTCGCCGCCTTCGGTGGCGTTTTTGTATTGTaaggaaaaatcaaacgacgtgCACCACCCTGTCGTTTCACAGGAGTACGGGAAGGGCCTACCGGTTGAGAGTGCGTGGGTGGGGATGCGTGACTATAGCCCCCAGCTTGTTGTGCCATCGATTTTGGAGTTCGTGAATCGGTTTGAGGGTGGGATTGAGGGGATTATGAAGAGGAACCATGACGGGGTTGTGAAAATGGGAACCATGTTGGCGGAGTCGTGGGGAACGGTTCTGGGGTCGCCTCCTGATATGTGTGCTAGCATGATTATGGTGGGGTTGCCTTCTAGGTTGCGTGTGATGAGTGTTGATGATGCATTGAGGTTAAGGTCGTACCTTAGGGTTTATCATGCAGTTGAAGTTCCTGTGTATTACCAGGCTTTGAGGAATGGTGATAGGGATCCTAGGGACAAGGATGGGTTTATAACTGGTTACGTAAGGATATCTCATCAAGTTTATAATACTGCTGATGATTATGAGAGGCTTAAGACTGCGATCAATCAGCTTGTGGAGGACGGGAAAGTTTGCAGCGGGCTTCCTAAGGAGtgatttgaaagaaaagaatgaatgaGGTATAGGTTTAATACTCTCTCCTGGCCAgctttttattttgaatcagATTTATCTTCAGTGGCATTTTATGAGTATGATGTATGCTCATTGTTGTTGCTCTGCATCCtctagtatttttctttttagttagaATTTCTTGGAAATTCTGAAAACTGAAGAAGTATTCCTACTCTGTTACTTTGCTATCTAGCTTCATATTGCACTTCAATAACGTTAATCTCCATATTGTCTATATAATTGGTTCTACTTACATTACAGAAGGGTAttctttatatgtatatttgCTCAAGATTGGAAAGTAAGAACTAAGAATATAATTGTGATAAAAGTGCTCACAATACCAAAAGATTGCCCTGGTTTTATAGTGGATATATTAACTACTATAATTGAGTTTTATGCTTTATGTTTTTCTAACTTGAGGGTGTACTGGCTGACTTTTGACGTCACAATTGGTACTTCTTATTTCTTGTCTTTTCttgtattctttattttaacTCTGTACAACCCGGGTTACTGATTATGGTAAACTTGCATGTGGCTGTCTGAAATTCCAATGTATGTAGAAACTTCGCTAATACTTAATAATATGTTGGAGCTGCTGTTTTACCCAAGTAATGATCTCAATTTTTCGTGTAATATAACTTTTTGCTTCTTTAAGTGTCAGATTTGTCTTTGTTAGGTAATTCTAACGGATTTCCAATAGTTGTTAATTCTCTACAAGCCGGGTTACAGATGAGATTATGGTAAACTTACATGTGGCTGCCTGAAATTCCAATGTATGTAACGACTTTGCTAAAACTTAATAATACCTTGGAGCTGCTATTTTACACAAGTAATGATCTCAATTTGTCGTGTAATATAACTTCTTGCTCCTATAAGTGTCAGATTTGTCTTTGTAAGGGAATTCTAACGGATTTCCAATAGTTGTTAACTCTGTACAAGTCGGGTTACAGATTATGGTCAACTTACATGTGGCTCCCTCAAATTCCAATGTATGTAACGACTTTGCTAAAACTTAATAATTCATTGGAGCTGCTGTTTTACACCAGTAATGATCTCAATTTCTCATGTAATATAACTTTTTGCTTCTTTAAGTGTCAGATTTGTCTTTGTTAGGGAATTCTAATGGATTTCCAATAGTTGTGTTAACTCTGTACAAGCCGGTTTACAGATTATGGTAAACTTAGATGTGGCTGCCTGAAATTCCAATGAATGTAAAGACTTTGCTAAAGCTTAATAATTTGTTTGAGCTGCTGTTTTACACAAGTAATGATCTCAATTTGTcacgtaatatattttttttgttcgtATAAGTGTCAGATTTGTCTGTTAGGGAATTCTAACGGATTTCCAATAGTTGTTAACTCTGAACAACCGGGTTACAGATTATGGTAAACTTACACGTGGCTGTCTGAAATTCCAATGTAGTGACTTTGCTAAAGCTTAATAATTCGTTATAGCTGCTGTTTTACACAAGAAATGATCTCAATTTGTCGTGTAATAGAACTTTTTGCTCCTTTAAGTGTCAGATTTGTCTTTGTTAGGGAATTCTAACGAATTTCCAATAGTTGTTATTTGTTACCAGGGAGGAACATTCATGTTGTTAATGTGGGCCACTAATAGGGTTATcatatatctttatttaaatcatgattttttttcaatttatcttGGTTCTTTGTTTTTTCCTATCTTAATAAGATTCTGATATCAGAATCCAGATTTCATTTCCgtattttattaattaggaTTAGGATAATTGTTAGATATGATTCTATATTCCTATTAATTAgggatctctttatttttattttatcaattatgatAAATTAGGATAATTGTTAGGATATCTTTGTAGCCTTTTTAAAGGgaagaattgattttaatattatttatgagaaatatttttaagaaaaacttgTGTTAGTCTAGGAGGGGGCTTTGTGAAGGATGAGTCTGATTCTTGCTTTCACCATAGGTCACAAGAAGGATTGTTCTGTGTCAAGGCCTGTGTCTTGATCCTACTCGGGAGTTCACAACCATTGTTCGtgtaaattgaatatttttataagtcATTGTTTATTTGTGAATAAGGTCCCTGTACCAGTTCTTTGATGattagctttcatagttttgGCAGAAGTGAAGAGGCTAAGAGGCTGTTTGGTTTGGgattatgttttctgtttttgctttgtttcccagttttaaaaaattgcattagtgaaacaagaaaaaaaaaagttgttttcactgacttttgaaaaccaaaaataggttgcctttttgtaattaaagtgtAAActgaaatattttctcaaactaGAGAGCCTCTTAATTATTGTGGCAACATTCAACTTATGCTACACTCAGTACATTTGGTTGGGACagaaatatcatattttaaggTGTTTTTAGGTCATCAACACttgatttagttttattatttagcTTTTGGAGTTCATTTTACATAAAGCACATGGCATTCTAAATGGGGTTTCATTAAAAGATGTGTTGAGGAATTGGGCAGCTTTGTTCCATTGAATGTCTCCTTTTATCGGTTCCTTTCTGTTACGTTCTTTTGTCCAGGGCGATATCttatcctttcttctttttttcaatttttattcttagtatttttaataaaaaaataaaatgctgCCCACCTCTATCCATGTCTTATACTATGTAGTCAATAGCACCACGTTAGTGACGAGATAGCAGCAGGTGCAATTACTATTGAGATCATGGATTACAACAGCAAATAAAAATCTGAGATTgtctttttatatcttttaaacTATTTAGTTATGCACTTACACTCCCCTATTAattatccaatttttttcctttaaaccTCCTATTAATTATCCTCCCTCATTAATTATCCCTGCCTATTAATTAATTGTCTTTAAACAGTTTGTGAtttcgtttttcaattttttgtatcttttaatttatttattttatcaaataaaattttttggTTTCTTACTTATGCCCCCTTAGTAACTActatcttttttgtatttttctatttttcagtatttataaattatgtgtatgatatgaaattataaattatatgtatTGTTTTCTAGACTTCGCAATAGTGGCCATCTCGCTATTTGCTATCCGCTTTTGCATTTTTGGAGGTGGCTGCTCCGCACTGTTATCTAGGATTGACTACTTATACTTAGGTCTtacatattattattcatttcaaACTCCTTCACATCAAAAGTGTTCCGGAGGGGGAAAGGTTTCTCCTGCAGGGTTGCAGGATGAGTTAAACTTTTTACAATGCCTCAGATGATCTCAACTTCTATTGTGATATTTGATCTATGGGACCCTGAAAAATAGAAGGTTTggatttgtttttagttttttgggCTGCACTGCTATAAATTACCTGCTACTAAGATGGGAGGCCACTTCTATAAGTTGTTAAAATGACTGAGCTGCATATCTTATATAACTACTGAGACTGTTGATCTAACCAACAtaagtagaaaaataataaagctGAATTATGTGATTAGTTATAATTGGATATTTTTCACAGTTTAATGAATCTTCTACCTATTTGATGGGATGGTTAAGAGATTATCTATAGTTGAACTCTTCACAACTTATCAACAGATATAACCCCATATGAGATACTTAGGTTATTCACAtttaagaaaatgttgatgACAGGTGTAAAGAATGATGTAGGATACCATCTTCTAGCCAGACTTAAGCAATGTAGAAGTGTGGCCACGTATGATTATCGTGAGTGTTTCAAGCTTTTGTTAaccaaatgatcaaagttaaacatatttatttCAGTAAAAAATCCAGGTATCCAAGTCAACTTTATTAATGTAACTTGTGATATATATCCAGGCAAAATATGGGAAATTTTAACCCTcaaatatatgaaatttatcTTGTCATTGAAAGTGGATGTCTCCTTTATGTATTACATAGACACACACAGTTCCCACTGACAAGTCCGCTCATAACTTATTGTACCTGTCTCTTGTTAACCGAACTTTTATGTCAGACTAAAATCTGCTTTCTCAGCCATATTTCTGTTTCTTACTGAACATTTCTTGACTCAATCATTCCCCCAAATCAGTTGTGAGAGAATGGATTATTCTCTACTCCAACAATATGAACTATTTAGTGAAtaggaatgtgttgagtggAGATGGTTCATtagtattgaaaaataaaaaactcagaTAGTGGCAAATAGAGCAGAATGTGATGTCCATGGATGAGGCATATAAAATGATGCAGATCAGGTTGGtaagatttgttttattttctgttcAGAGAGGCAAAAAAATATCCATGCAAAAACTCTTTAGTCTTTTCTTAGACACTCTCGAGTTACAGCTCTGccatattctatattttttagtttttacctttCAGTTTTGTTTGAAGGGATGCGGTCAATTCTTGCCAATAATATCTTTTGCAATTGTCTTCTATCCAGAAAACAGTTTATCTTTGAATCATTGAATTAGCTTTATTTTTAGCTTAACTTGTatgaaaataattcaattattcAAGTACTTGAAGcctttcttcttgattctttgtGCTATGATTACTAAAAGCTTTGTGCTATTAATGACAGGTAATGGAAAATGTTAAACTGTTGGAGCCCTCTTGTAAAAATAACCTATACGAGGTTAACTTTGTATGCTGGGACTTGTAATTGTTGAAGAATAAAAGAGGATCTTACTGGAGGCTGGATTTTGATGGCTACATAATGAAATTAGAAAGCTGAGGTTTGTGAGGCATTGTTTTCTACTTCTGGTTTCTGGCGACCTGGTAGCTTTCTTTAGTTCTACTAATGGATTTAAAATGAGTTTCATGAGCTAACTGCCTCTCAATCATTGACTACTGGTTTGTATGTTGAGGTTTCTTCTTGGTAACTGGGGCAAACCAAGTTTAAATCCTGCCTTGGTGCTGAAAACCAAAATTGGATAACTACTCTGTAAGAAAGGTAAGACATGGTTGTaactacaaaatttgaattcataTTTGTTTACTAATCAACGTAGGGAATTCAGAGATGAGTATTGCCAATATTTGTAACTACATGTAAAATTGATTCCTTTTAATGTAGGTTGCTGCTAGACTGTTagtgtttttttatcattcgTTAACCCATAATTTATAGAGATGGCTGCGTCtgtatttagttcataacatctTTCAGGTGCTGGTACCATACTTGAAGGGCTCAATTATTTGCATTATCTGATCTCAACTAATGTCCAATCTTAGAATTTTGCTGTTGGTATTCATGGAGTAACCTCGCAGCCTTGTTAACATTCTG
This region includes:
- the LOC114377994 gene encoding L-cysteine desulfhydrase-like; protein product: MLSPTANHQPPTTNGSLSPQTITMTTLPETPTMENDNTTHLNGTGKKPKLAHVTHTISEAEIREEFSHHHRGVARINNGSFGSCPHSVLAAQSTWQLRFLQQPDDFYFNALRPGILASRAAIQDLINAGHVDDVSLVDNATTAAAVVLQQIGRRFVRGYFHRNDAVVMFHCAYQAVKKSIEAYVSPIGGTIVEVELPFPVRSEEEIITEFKKGLEKGKLNGGRVRLAIIDHITSMPSFVLPVRELIRVCREHGVEQVFVDGAHAIGSVPVDVKEIGADFYVSNLYKWFFSPPSVAFLYCKEKSNDVHHPVVSQEYGKGLPVESAWVGMRDYSPQLVVPSILEFVNRFEGGIEGIMKRNHDGVVKMGTMLAESWGTVLGSPPDMCASMIMVGLPSRLRVMSVDDALRLRSYLRVYHAVEVPVYYQALRNGDRDPRDKDGFITGYVRISHQVYNTADDYERLKTAINQLVEDGKVCSGLPKE